One segment of Proteus appendicitidis DNA contains the following:
- the gcvH gene encoding glycine cleavage system protein GcvH → MSQIPSELKYAQSHEWIRSEGNGEYTIGITEHAQELLGDMVFVDLPEVGREVAIGDDCAVAESVKAASDIYAPLSGEIIAVNEELDGSPELVNSAPYGEGWLFRIKANNESELDDLLDAAGYQELVDSEE, encoded by the coding sequence ATGAGTCAAATACCTAGTGAATTAAAATACGCACAATCTCATGAGTGGATCCGTTCAGAAGGCAATGGTGAATACACTATCGGTATTACTGAACATGCACAGGAATTATTAGGTGACATGGTGTTTGTTGATCTACCAGAAGTGGGTAGAGAAGTTGCAATCGGTGATGATTGTGCGGTAGCGGAATCAGTAAAAGCTGCATCAGATATTTACGCACCATTATCGGGTGAAATTATCGCAGTAAATGAAGAGTTAGACGGTTCTCCAGAACTTGTGAACAGCGCACCTTATGGAGAAGGTTGGCTATTTCGCATTAAAGCAAATAATGAAAGCGAATTAGATGACTTACTTGATGCCGCCGGTTATCAAGAACTGGTAGATAGCGAAGAGTAA
- a CDS encoding HD domain-containing protein has product MTQLPKGAFGPFSDTINFIMELDKLKRVYRKNNVLDNSRSENTAEHSWHFAVAAMSFQPYAGDIDMGRAIQLALVHDIVEIDAGDVMVYDVAAREAIKEHEQKAAKRIFSLLPSPQNEYFLNLWLEYDAAETPESQFANILDRTMPMLMNLHNEGQSWVENNIRLEQVLARNLFIEKQWPEFWQYLYPQLLEAQKKGWLK; this is encoded by the coding sequence ATGACACAATTACCTAAAGGGGCATTTGGCCCCTTCTCTGATACTATTAACTTTATTATGGAGTTAGATAAACTAAAGCGTGTTTATCGTAAAAATAATGTATTAGATAATAGTCGTTCCGAAAATACCGCAGAACACAGCTGGCACTTTGCCGTTGCAGCAATGAGTTTTCAGCCTTATGCAGGTGATATTGATATGGGACGTGCTATTCAATTAGCCCTTGTTCACGATATTGTTGAAATAGATGCTGGCGATGTAATGGTTTATGACGTTGCAGCTCGTGAAGCGATTAAAGAGCATGAGCAAAAAGCCGCAAAACGTATTTTCTCTTTATTACCTTCCCCACAAAATGAATATTTCCTCAATTTATGGCTGGAATATGATGCAGCGGAAACACCAGAATCTCAGTTTGCCAATATTCTTGATCGCACTATGCCGATGCTGATGAACTTGCATAATGAAGGTCAAAGCTGGGTTGAAAATAATATTCGCCTTGAGCAAGTCTTGGCTAGAAATTTGTTTATTGAAAAACAGTGGCCTGAATTTTGGCAATATCTCTACCCTCAATTATTAGAGGCACAGAAAAAAGGCTGGCTGAAGTAA
- the recJ gene encoding single-stranded-DNA-specific exonuclease RecJ, which translates to MVTIEPTLRRRIAQVTQLPDNLDPLLRQIYANRGITSEVQLERSLRGLLHYQALTGIETAISLLIEALQQQSRIVIVGDFDADGATSTALAIKALRQMGFKQVSYHIPNRFDDGYGLSPQVVHDVAKKGVDLIITVDNGISSFEGVDTAHEYGIRVLVTDHHLPGQTLPAADAIINPNLTDCSFLSKSLAGVGVTFYLMTALRAELEKQGWFEQQNLARPNMADFLDLVALGTVADVVPLDENNRIFVYEGLRRIRAGRCCVGIKALTEVSRKELSQLVSSDLGFSLGPRLNAAGRLDDMSVGVALLLTDNIGSAREIANELDGLNQTRREIEAGMQEEASTIFRQFMGTQHDLPNGLAIYHPQWHQGVVGILASRIKEKLHRPVIAFAPSGDGLLKGSGRSISGVHLRDALERLNTLNPGLMVKFGGHAMAAGLSLEEDKFPLFQRHFSSLMAELVSDEQLQGVILSDGELTENQLSLPIAEMLREAGPWGQAFPEPLFDGKFTLLQQRIVGSKHLKMMLQPVNSHLMIDAIAFNVDINIWPDNSIKTVELAYRLDVNEFRGQRNAQLLVEHIWPC; encoded by the coding sequence ATGGTCACTATTGAACCGACACTGCGTCGTCGAATTGCACAGGTAACTCAATTACCGGATAACTTAGATCCCTTATTACGACAAATTTATGCTAATCGTGGAATAACATCTGAAGTTCAACTAGAACGATCGTTAAGAGGCTTACTTCATTATCAAGCATTAACCGGAATAGAAACGGCAATTTCATTACTGATTGAGGCGTTACAGCAACAATCTCGTATTGTTATTGTCGGTGATTTTGATGCCGATGGTGCAACGAGTACCGCACTTGCGATTAAAGCATTACGCCAAATGGGATTTAAGCAAGTTAGTTATCATATTCCTAATCGCTTTGATGATGGTTATGGTTTAAGCCCTCAAGTTGTTCATGATGTTGCTAAAAAAGGGGTTGATCTCATTATCACAGTTGATAATGGCATTTCCTCTTTTGAAGGTGTGGATACGGCTCATGAATATGGTATTCGTGTTCTTGTTACCGATCACCATTTACCGGGACAAACCTTACCCGCAGCTGATGCGATTATTAACCCTAATCTGACAGATTGCTCTTTTTTATCTAAATCATTAGCCGGTGTTGGCGTTACCTTTTATTTAATGACGGCATTAAGAGCTGAATTAGAAAAACAAGGTTGGTTTGAGCAACAAAACTTAGCTCGCCCTAATATGGCGGATTTTCTTGATTTAGTTGCACTAGGTACAGTGGCAGACGTTGTTCCTCTTGATGAAAATAACCGTATTTTTGTTTACGAAGGATTACGCCGAATAAGGGCTGGTCGTTGTTGTGTAGGGATCAAAGCACTTACGGAAGTTTCTCGTAAAGAGCTATCTCAATTGGTTAGTAGTGACTTAGGTTTCTCTTTAGGGCCTCGCTTAAACGCAGCAGGGCGTCTTGATGATATGTCTGTCGGTGTCGCGTTACTTTTAACTGACAATATTGGTTCAGCGCGTGAAATTGCTAATGAACTTGACGGATTAAATCAAACTCGGCGTGAAATTGAAGCGGGCATGCAAGAAGAAGCCTCAACTATTTTTCGCCAATTTATGGGAACGCAACACGATTTACCCAATGGTTTAGCGATTTATCATCCTCAATGGCACCAAGGTGTTGTGGGTATTTTAGCGTCTCGTATTAAAGAAAAATTGCATCGTCCAGTTATTGCGTTTGCACCTAGTGGTGATGGTTTATTAAAAGGCTCTGGTCGTTCAATTAGTGGTGTTCATCTTCGAGATGCTTTAGAGCGATTAAATACATTAAATCCGGGTTTGATGGTGAAATTTGGTGGGCACGCAATGGCGGCGGGGCTTTCACTTGAAGAGGATAAATTCCCATTATTTCAGCGCCATTTTTCGTCTTTAATGGCAGAGCTGGTTTCTGACGAACAGTTGCAAGGTGTTATTTTATCGGATGGTGAACTAACTGAAAATCAACTTTCATTGCCTATCGCAGAAATGCTAAGAGAAGCAGGTCCGTGGGGACAGGCTTTTCCTGAACCTTTATTTGACGGTAAGTTTACGCTGTTACAACAACGTATTGTGGGTAGTAAGCATTTAAAAATGATGCTTCAGCCAGTAAATAGTCATCTTATGATTGATGCAATTGCATTTAATGTTGATATCAATATATGGCCTGATAACAGTATTAAAACAGTCGAGTTAGCTTATCGATTAGATGTAAATGAGTTTAGAGGGCAACGTAATGCGCAACTGCTTGTTGAGCATATTTGGCCTTGTTAA
- the gcvP gene encoding aminomethyl-transferring glycine dehydrogenase → MTQTLNQLEYRDEFIRRHIGSSPEQIKEMLSAVGVSSLNELTQKIVPNNIQLETPPNVGAGATEQEALAELKAIASQNKRFTSYIGMGYAPSVLPPVILRNLLENPGWYTAYTPYQPEVSQGRLESLLNFQQVTIDYTGMDLASASLLDEATAAAEAMAMAKRVSKLKNADRFFVADDIHPQTLDVVRTRADTFGFEVVVDKAEKVLELEGVFGVLLQQVGTTGEVHDHSKLLAALKERKIITSVAADLMALVVLTAPGHQGADIVLGSAQRFGVPMGYGGPHAAFFACRDEYKRAMPGRIIGVSRDAAGNRALRMAMQTREQHIRREKANSNICTSQVLLANIAAMYAVYHGPEGLKTIAQRIHRLTDILAAGLQQNGMVLRHKTWFDTLTIDTADKAAVLQRAKDAEINLRTDIVGAVGVTLSEITTREDVLKLVEIISGKALAGDIDALDKQVAASSVSIPASMQRKDTVLTHENFHQYHSETEMMRYMHRLENKDLALNQAMIPLGSCTMKLNAAAEMIPITWPEFTELHPFCPAYQAKGYQVMIGQLSNWLAALTGYDAMCMQPNSGAQGEYAGLLAIRRYHQSRGEGARHICLIPSSAHGTNPASAHMAGMTVVVVGCDDNGNIDIADLKAKAEKHQAELSCVMVTYPSTHGVYEEGIREVCEIIHQYGGQVYLDGANMNAQVGITTPGFIGSDVSHLNLHKTFCIPHGGGGPGMGPIGVKSHLAPFVPGHSVVEMENVTTQGAVSAAPFGSASILPISWMYIRMMGAQGLKKASQVAILNANYIAQRLKDDYDILYAGADGYVAHECIIDIRPLKANYGISEMDVAKRLIDYGFHAPTMSFPVAGTLMIEPTESESKVEIDRFIEALLSIRAEIAQVDKGVWPIDDNPLVNAPHTQYELVQEWSHSYSRECAVFPSEATKQSKYWPAVKRLDDVYGDRHLHCSCAPISDYE, encoded by the coding sequence ATGACACAGACTTTAAATCAGTTAGAGTATCGCGATGAATTTATTCGTCGCCATATTGGTTCATCACCAGAACAGATTAAAGAGATGCTCAGTGCTGTTGGCGTCTCCTCATTAAATGAATTAACTCAAAAAATTGTTCCAAATAATATTCAATTAGAAACACCACCAAATGTGGGAGCAGGGGCAACAGAGCAAGAAGCCTTGGCTGAATTAAAAGCGATCGCCAGCCAAAATAAACGTTTTACTTCTTACATTGGAATGGGTTACGCACCTTCTGTATTACCTCCTGTAATTTTGCGTAATTTATTAGAAAATCCGGGTTGGTATACTGCTTATACACCTTATCAGCCAGAAGTTTCTCAAGGTCGTCTAGAATCACTATTGAATTTCCAACAGGTTACAATTGATTACACAGGAATGGATCTTGCTTCTGCATCGTTGCTAGATGAGGCAACGGCCGCAGCCGAAGCAATGGCAATGGCAAAACGTGTAAGCAAATTGAAAAATGCTGATCGTTTTTTTGTCGCTGATGATATTCACCCTCAAACCTTAGATGTTGTCAGAACGCGTGCAGATACCTTTGGTTTTGAAGTTGTTGTTGATAAAGCGGAAAAAGTATTAGAGCTTGAAGGTGTGTTTGGTGTGCTATTACAACAAGTTGGCACAACAGGCGAAGTTCATGATCACAGTAAGTTATTAGCAGCACTAAAAGAGCGCAAAATCATTACCAGTGTTGCCGCTGATTTAATGGCGCTGGTGGTACTCACTGCACCGGGCCATCAAGGTGCTGATATCGTATTAGGCTCAGCACAACGTTTTGGTGTCCCTATGGGTTACGGTGGCCCACATGCGGCATTCTTTGCTTGTCGTGATGAATATAAACGTGCAATGCCGGGACGTATTATTGGTGTTTCTCGCGATGCTGCGGGTAATCGCGCATTACGTATGGCGATGCAAACGCGTGAACAACATATTCGTCGTGAAAAAGCGAACTCAAATATTTGTACATCCCAAGTGTTACTTGCCAATATCGCGGCTATGTATGCGGTTTATCATGGGCCAGAAGGATTAAAAACCATCGCTCAACGTATTCATCGTTTAACGGATATTTTAGCCGCGGGTTTACAACAAAACGGTATGGTATTACGCCATAAAACTTGGTTTGACACATTAACGATTGATACCGCAGATAAAGCTGCTGTATTACAACGCGCTAAAGATGCCGAAATTAACTTACGTACCGATATCGTGGGTGCTGTGGGTGTCACACTAAGCGAAATTACAACGCGTGAAGATGTATTAAAGCTTGTTGAAATAATCAGTGGTAAGGCATTAGCGGGTGATATTGATGCACTTGATAAACAAGTTGCTGCCTCATCAGTATCAATTCCTGCTTCTATGCAACGTAAAGACACTGTGCTGACACATGAAAACTTCCATCAGTATCACAGTGAAACGGAAATGATGCGTTATATGCATCGATTAGAAAATAAAGACTTAGCATTGAATCAAGCGATGATCCCATTAGGATCATGTACGATGAAACTTAATGCTGCCGCCGAAATGATCCCGATCACATGGCCTGAATTTACAGAGCTACATCCATTCTGCCCAGCCTATCAAGCGAAAGGCTATCAAGTGATGATTGGACAACTCTCTAATTGGCTTGCGGCACTTACGGGTTATGATGCGATGTGTATGCAACCAAACTCAGGCGCTCAAGGTGAATATGCCGGTTTATTAGCGATTCGTCGTTATCATCAAAGCCGTGGCGAAGGTGCGCGACATATCTGCTTGATCCCAAGCTCAGCACACGGTACTAACCCCGCTTCTGCTCATATGGCAGGTATGACAGTGGTGGTTGTCGGTTGTGATGATAATGGTAATATCGACATTGCAGACTTAAAAGCCAAAGCAGAAAAACATCAAGCGGAACTCTCTTGTGTGATGGTGACATACCCATCAACGCATGGTGTTTATGAAGAAGGTATTCGCGAAGTTTGTGAAATCATTCATCAATATGGCGGACAAGTTTATCTTGATGGTGCCAATATGAATGCGCAAGTGGGGATCACAACACCGGGCTTTATTGGTTCTGATGTCTCTCACTTAAACTTACATAAAACCTTCTGTATTCCTCATGGCGGTGGTGGTCCAGGAATGGGACCTATTGGTGTGAAATCACACTTAGCACCATTTGTACCGGGGCATTCGGTTGTTGAAATGGAAAATGTCACAACACAAGGCGCGGTTTCTGCGGCTCCATTTGGTAGTGCTTCAATACTACCGATTAGTTGGATGTATATTCGTATGATGGGCGCACAAGGGCTTAAAAAAGCAAGCCAAGTGGCAATCTTAAATGCGAACTATATCGCACAACGTCTGAAAGATGACTATGACATTCTTTATGCTGGCGCTGATGGTTATGTCGCACATGAATGTATTATCGATATTCGTCCATTAAAAGCGAATTACGGTATTAGTGAAATGGATGTGGCTAAGCGTTTAATTGACTATGGATTCCACGCTCCAACCATGTCATTCCCTGTTGCGGGCACCTTAATGATTGAGCCAACAGAGTCTGAAAGTAAAGTTGAAATTGATCGCTTTATTGAAGCGTTGCTTTCTATCCGTGCTGAAATTGCACAGGTAGATAAAGGCGTATGGCCAATTGATGACAATCCACTAGTTAATGCACCTCATACACAATATGAATTAGTGCAAGAGTGGTCACATAGTTATAGTCGTGAATGTGCAGTATTCCCAAGTGAAGCAACAAAACAAAGCAAATACTGGCCAGCGGTTAAACGTCTGGATGATGTGTATGGCGACCGTCATTTACATTGTTCATGTGCGCCAATTAGTGACTATGAATAA
- the ygfZ gene encoding tRNA-modifying protein YgfZ — protein sequence MTQNSTQAKRPHAAINLPLTLVSLDEWSLITATGADSEKYLQGQLTTDIAALPTTTHTLAAHCEAKGKMWSTLRLFHQQEGFAYILRKNVAQKQLAELKKYAVFSKVTLAENTDRVLLGLAGQGAALALADYFPNIPRKANEVVNHDNTYILQLPLPTERFLIVTDEATAKNLATTLKAETGDSEQWLALDIEAGYPIIDTPNIEQFLPQATNLQALPLSICFKKGCYTGQEMVSRAKFRGANKRAMYLLSGGGTELPEIGGSVEWQLGEDKWRKTGTVLSAVRMADNTILAEVVMNNDMEPDSVFRVQNDDISRLSIKPLPYSLEEE from the coding sequence ATGACTCAAAATTCTACTCAGGCTAAACGCCCTCATGCAGCAATCAATTTGCCATTAACACTGGTTTCTTTAGATGAATGGTCACTGATAACAGCAACAGGTGCTGACAGTGAAAAATATCTACAAGGTCAACTAACAACGGATATTGCAGCACTTCCAACAACAACACATACATTGGCTGCGCACTGTGAAGCAAAAGGTAAAATGTGGAGTACACTTCGCTTATTCCACCAGCAAGAAGGCTTTGCTTATATTTTGCGTAAAAATGTCGCACAAAAACAACTTGCTGAATTAAAAAAATATGCTGTATTTTCAAAAGTAACCTTAGCGGAAAATACAGATAGAGTTTTATTAGGATTAGCAGGGCAAGGTGCTGCTCTTGCATTAGCAGATTACTTTCCAAATATTCCTCGTAAAGCAAACGAAGTGGTTAATCACGATAATACTTACATTCTGCAACTGCCTTTACCTACTGAACGCTTTTTAATCGTAACAGACGAAGCAACAGCAAAAAATCTTGCAACAACATTAAAAGCAGAAACCGGTGATAGTGAGCAATGGTTAGCCTTAGATATTGAGGCTGGATATCCTATTATTGATACTCCCAATATTGAGCAATTCTTACCTCAAGCAACAAATCTGCAAGCATTACCTCTGAGCATCTGCTTTAAAAAAGGCTGTTATACCGGGCAAGAAATGGTATCCCGTGCGAAATTCAGAGGTGCAAATAAACGTGCAATGTATCTGTTATCAGGTGGTGGTACTGAATTACCTGAGATCGGTGGTAGCGTTGAATGGCAATTAGGCGAAGATAAATGGCGTAAAACAGGAACAGTATTAAGTGCTGTACGTATGGCTGATAATACTATTTTGGCTGAAGTTGTTATGAATAACGATATGGAACCCGATAGTGTATTTCGCGTTCAAAACGATGACATCAGTCGTTTATCCATTAAACCACTGCCTTATTCTTTAGAAGAAGAGTAA
- the fldB gene encoding flavodoxin FldB, which produces MKIGLFYGSSTCYTEMAAEKIRDILGEEFVDLHNVQECDITLMEQYDILILGIPTWDFGEIQEDWLNIWDTLPTLNLKNKLIAMYGMGDQVDYSEWFLDALGMLYHHLLPSGVKFIGFWPVDGYEFVSPKPLSDDGKHFVGLALDDVNQFEETDERLSQWCMQILREVEEKL; this is translated from the coding sequence ATGAAAATTGGTCTATTTTACGGTTCCAGCACCTGTTACACCGAAATGGCAGCAGAAAAAATTCGTGATATTCTCGGTGAAGAGTTCGTTGATCTTCATAATGTTCAAGAGTGTGACATCACGCTTATGGAACAATATGACATCCTTATTTTAGGTATTCCAACTTGGGATTTTGGTGAGATCCAAGAAGATTGGCTCAATATTTGGGATACATTGCCAACATTAAATTTAAAAAATAAGCTTATTGCAATGTATGGAATGGGTGATCAGGTTGATTACAGCGAATGGTTTCTTGATGCGCTGGGTATGCTCTACCATCATTTATTACCAAGTGGTGTTAAGTTTATTGGTTTTTGGCCTGTTGATGGGTATGAGTTTGTCAGCCCAAAACCTTTATCAGATGATGGTAAACATTTTGTTGGTCTTGCATTAGATGACGTAAACCAATTTGAAGAAACTGATGAACGTTTATCACAATGGTGTATGCAAATTCTACGTGAAGTAGAAGAAAAGTTATAA
- the xerD gene encoding site-specific tyrosine recombinase XerD, producing MSQTKLSTKKTTHINEDTDIIIEQFLDNIWLEQGLSANTLSSYRLDLQALGQWLAHHQLDWLSVTTLDLQSFLATRLDEGYKASSAARLLSTMRRLFQYLYREKLRLDDPSSLLSTPKLPKRLPKDLSERQVDDLLNAPCIDEPLELRDKAMLEVLYACGLRVSELVGLSLSDISLRQGVLRVIGKGDKERLVPLGEEAIYWLEQYLQYGRPTLMQGKTDDIVFPSLRGQKMTRQTFWHRIKHYAVIAGIDTEKLSPHVLRHAFATHLLNHGADLRVVQMLLGHSDLSTTQIYTHVATERLKALHQQHHPRG from the coding sequence GTGTCACAAACCAAATTATCGACAAAAAAGACAACTCATATCAATGAAGATACTGATATTATCATTGAACAATTTCTCGACAATATTTGGTTGGAGCAAGGCTTATCCGCAAATACGCTCAGCTCTTATCGCTTAGACTTACAAGCATTAGGGCAATGGCTTGCACATCACCAATTAGACTGGTTATCAGTCACTACTTTGGATTTGCAATCCTTTCTCGCGACGCGTTTAGATGAAGGCTATAAAGCCAGTAGTGCTGCACGCCTACTTAGCACAATGCGCCGATTATTTCAGTATCTGTATCGCGAAAAGTTACGTTTAGACGATCCAAGCTCCTTACTGTCAACACCTAAGCTTCCTAAGCGTTTACCTAAAGATTTAAGTGAACGACAAGTTGATGATTTACTCAATGCTCCTTGTATTGATGAGCCACTTGAATTGCGCGATAAAGCAATGCTTGAAGTTCTTTATGCATGTGGGCTTCGTGTTTCTGAATTAGTGGGATTATCCCTCTCTGATATCAGCTTACGACAAGGCGTGCTACGTGTTATTGGTAAGGGCGATAAAGAACGATTAGTTCCTTTAGGTGAAGAAGCTATTTACTGGCTGGAGCAATATCTGCAATATGGAAGACCCACTTTAATGCAAGGTAAAACAGATGATATTGTTTTTCCTAGCTTAAGAGGGCAAAAAATGACACGCCAAACATTTTGGCATCGGATAAAACATTATGCCGTGATAGCAGGGATCGATACTGAAAAACTATCACCCCATGTGTTGCGTCATGCATTTGCGACACATCTCTTAAATCATGGAGCAGACTTGCGTGTTGTACAGATGTTATTGGGGCACAGTGACCTCTCTACAACACAGATTTATACCCATGTTGCAACAGAACGTTTGAAAGCGCTTCATCAGCAACATCATCCAAGGGGATAG
- the gcvT gene encoding glycine cleavage system aminomethyltransferase GcvT yields MAKQTPLYDEHVACGARMVDFHGWMMPLHYGSQIDEHHIVRRDAGMFDVSHMTIVDLHGSQVKDFLRYLLANDVAKLTEKGKALYTGMLNASGGVIDDLIVYYFDDSFYRLVVNSATREKDLAWIEQHASDYVVDITVRDDLALIAVQGPHAQEKVQSLLSEAQRQVVSAMKPFYGVELGDLFIATTGYTGEAGYEIAMPKEQAVDFWKKLLAVGVKPAGLGARDTLRLEAGMNLYSQEMDETINPLEANMGWTIAWAPEDRQFIGREALEKLRATGTDKLVGLVMREKGVLRAGTAVHFTDDLGELREGIITSGTFSPTLGFSIALARVPAGIKDSAIVLMRNREMPVEVVKPGFVRSGKALV; encoded by the coding sequence ATGGCAAAACAGACTCCGTTGTATGATGAGCATGTAGCCTGCGGTGCTCGTATGGTTGATTTTCATGGTTGGATGATGCCTTTGCATTATGGCTCTCAAATAGATGAACATCATATTGTGCGTCGTGATGCAGGTATGTTTGATGTTTCTCATATGACCATTGTTGACTTACATGGCTCACAAGTTAAAGATTTTCTGCGTTATTTATTAGCGAATGATGTCGCTAAACTCACCGAAAAAGGTAAGGCGCTTTATACTGGTATGCTCAATGCATCAGGCGGTGTAATTGATGATCTTATCGTCTACTATTTTGATGACTCTTTCTATCGCCTCGTTGTGAACTCCGCTACTCGTGAGAAAGATTTGGCATGGATTGAACAACATGCTTCAGATTATGTCGTTGATATCACTGTTCGCGACGATCTGGCTTTAATCGCTGTTCAAGGTCCTCATGCACAAGAGAAAGTACAAAGCTTATTAAGCGAAGCGCAACGCCAAGTTGTTTCTGCCATGAAGCCTTTCTATGGTGTAGAGCTTGGAGACTTATTTATTGCCACAACCGGCTATACCGGTGAAGCTGGCTATGAAATCGCCATGCCAAAAGAGCAAGCCGTCGATTTTTGGAAAAAATTATTAGCTGTGGGAGTTAAACCTGCAGGATTAGGTGCAAGAGACACATTACGCCTAGAAGCTGGAATGAACCTCTATAGCCAAGAGATGGATGAAACTATTAATCCACTTGAAGCCAATATGGGATGGACGATTGCATGGGCGCCAGAAGATCGTCAATTTATTGGTCGAGAAGCATTAGAAAAATTACGCGCAACAGGCACAGATAAACTTGTTGGTCTTGTAATGCGAGAGAAAGGTGTGTTGCGTGCAGGTACTGCCGTACACTTTACTGATGATTTAGGTGAATTAAGAGAAGGTATTATTACAAGTGGTACTTTTTCGCCTACATTAGGCTTTAGTATTGCATTAGCAAGAGTTCCAGCAGGTATAAAAGATAGCGCAATTGTATTAATGCGTAATCGTGAGATGCCAGTAGAAGTGGTAAAACCTGGTTTTGTTCGTTCAGGTAAAGCATTGGTATAA
- a CDS encoding protein YgfX, whose protein sequence is MILLKSHLTVSWFTQLFSTVAYVVFVIGLLLYPWPPNFIYVWVPLLLFLIVSWYFTQKNISRIKGDFILLNGNRIQWKLHEWQITKRPWISRFGTRITLTSILNKKQITLWVAFDSMAENEWRNFSQLLMQYPDI, encoded by the coding sequence GTGATTTTATTGAAATCGCACCTCACAGTATCATGGTTCACTCAACTCTTCTCAACGGTTGCTTATGTTGTCTTTGTGATCGGTTTACTGTTGTATCCATGGCCTCCTAATTTTATTTATGTTTGGGTTCCATTGTTACTTTTCTTGATAGTTAGTTGGTATTTTACACAAAAGAATATTAGTCGTATCAAAGGGGATTTTATTTTACTAAATGGCAACCGAATTCAATGGAAACTGCATGAATGGCAAATAACAAAACGCCCTTGGATCAGTCGTTTTGGTACTCGAATAACGTTGACTTCTATTCTAAATAAAAAGCAAATTACGTTATGGGTTGCTTTTGATAGTATGGCTGAAAATGAGTGGCGTAACTTTTCTCAGTTATTAATGCAATATCCAGATATTTAA
- the sdhE gene encoding FAD assembly factor SdhE, with amino-acid sequence MDIENKARINWACRRGMRELDISIMPFFENEYDTLSDNDKALFVRLLECADPDLFNWLMNHGRPDDDALYYMVKLIQDRNKARMAEIVDKY; translated from the coding sequence ATCGATATAGAGAATAAAGCACGAATTAACTGGGCATGTCGTCGTGGAATGCGTGAACTGGATATTTCTATCATGCCTTTTTTCGAGAATGAGTACGATACGCTATCTGATAACGATAAAGCGCTTTTTGTTCGTTTACTAGAGTGTGCAGATCCTGATTTATTTAACTGGTTAATGAATCATGGACGCCCAGATGATGATGCGCTCTATTATATGGTGAAATTAATCCAAGATCGCAATAAAGCTAGAATGGCGGAGATCGTTGATAAATATTAA
- the dsbC gene encoding bifunctional protein-disulfide isomerase/oxidoreductase DsbC, producing the protein MKKKLLWLPILLSMVSMPVLADNASIEAQLAKMQIKAESIQPTPIVGLNAVLSDKGIFYITDDGKYLTAGPIYNISSGEPVSIANQVIMKKVDSLKNEMIVYKARNERHVITIFTDISCPYCQKLHQEVPELNKQGVTVRYLAFPRNGISNNIVSKEMNAVWCSGFPNKSLDSAFKGDKIIAIDDCKKININEHFKLGTMMGIQGTPAIVLPNASIYGGYISAQNLVELLDKKEK; encoded by the coding sequence ATGAAAAAGAAATTACTCTGGTTGCCAATATTATTAAGCATGGTGTCAATGCCCGTGCTTGCTGACAATGCCTCAATTGAAGCGCAACTGGCTAAAATGCAAATTAAAGCTGAAAGTATCCAACCTACACCGATTGTTGGATTAAATGCGGTGTTATCAGATAAAGGCATTTTTTATATTACAGATGATGGTAAATATCTGACCGCGGGACCTATTTATAACATTAGCAGTGGGGAGCCAGTTAGCATTGCTAATCAAGTTATCATGAAAAAAGTAGACTCACTTAAGAATGAAATGATCGTTTATAAAGCGCGAAATGAACGCCATGTGATCACTATTTTTACTGATATTAGTTGCCCTTATTGCCAAAAACTTCATCAAGAAGTGCCCGAATTGAATAAACAAGGTGTCACAGTACGCTATTTAGCGTTTCCTCGTAATGGCATTAGTAACAATATTGTGAGCAAAGAAATGAATGCTGTGTGGTGTAGTGGATTCCCTAATAAATCATTAGACAGCGCATTTAAAGGTGACAAAATTATTGCGATTGATGACTGCAAAAAAATCAATATCAATGAACACTTTAAATTAGGCACCATGATGGGTATTCAGGGTACACCTGCTATTGTGTTACCTAATGCCAGTATTTATGGTGGATATATTTCTGCGCAAAACCTTGTTGAATTATTAGATAAAAAAGAGAAGTAA